A genome region from Chryseobacterium sp. G0186 includes the following:
- the rplS gene encoding 50S ribosomal protein L19, with the protein MDLLKYVQDKYIAKKEFPEFKAGDTITVYYEIKEGQKTRTQFFKGTVIQLRGTGSTKTFTIRKMSGDVGVERVFPINLPALQKIEVDRRGRVRRARIYYFRDLRGKKARIKDAAYKKK; encoded by the coding sequence ATGGATTTATTAAAGTACGTTCAAGACAAGTACATTGCGAAAAAAGAATTCCCTGAATTCAAAGCAGGTGATACAATTACTGTGTATTACGAAATTAAAGAAGGACAAAAGACAAGAACTCAGTTCTTCAAAGGAACAGTTATCCAATTAAGAGGTACTGGTTCTACAAAAACTTTTACCATCAGAAAAATGAGTGGTGATGTAGGTGTAGAAAGAGTATTCCCTATCAATCTTCCTGCACTTCAAAAAATTGAAGTTGACAGAAGAGGTAGAGTTAGAAGAGCTAGAATTTATTACTTCAGAGATCTTAGAGGTAAAAAAGCTAGAATTAAAGACGCTGCTTACAAGAAGAAATAA
- a CDS encoding alpha/beta fold hydrolase, with translation MKYFRNVVAGILLATASGFMYSQVKPLDAMLSDYQYPYEVHFLDLKSQDNHLKMAYMDVKPQKSNGKTIILLHGKNFNGAYWEKTAKDLSAKGFRVIIPDQIGFGKSSKPHSYQFSFSQLAENTKAILDELKIDKTIVLGHSMGGMVATRFTLLYPEKVQKLILENPIGLEDYKTFAAYQTIDQAYQSELKNTAETYKNYQLKFYYDNQWKEEYQPWLDLIAGWTLHKDYPQVAWDAALTSDMIYNQPVCYEFKNIKTPTLLIIGTRDRTAIGKDRAPKELQPKMGQYQELGKKTQREIAGSKLVEIENVGHLPHIEVYSKFFEVLYDFIK, from the coding sequence ATGAAATATTTCAGAAATGTGGTGGCAGGTATATTATTAGCAACTGCTTCAGGCTTTATGTATTCACAGGTAAAACCTTTGGATGCTATGCTTTCAGATTATCAATATCCGTATGAGGTTCATTTTTTAGATCTGAAATCTCAGGATAATCATTTGAAGATGGCTTATATGGACGTAAAACCACAAAAATCCAATGGAAAAACCATCATACTTCTTCATGGAAAAAACTTTAATGGTGCCTATTGGGAAAAAACAGCTAAGGATTTATCGGCAAAAGGATTTAGGGTGATTATTCCGGATCAGATCGGATTTGGAAAATCATCAAAACCTCACAGTTATCAGTTTTCCTTTTCACAGTTGGCAGAAAATACAAAGGCAATTCTTGATGAGTTGAAAATTGATAAAACAATCGTTCTGGGGCATTCAATGGGAGGGATGGTAGCAACAAGGTTTACATTGCTTTATCCCGAAAAAGTTCAGAAATTGATTTTGGAAAATCCTATCGGGCTGGAGGATTATAAAACCTTTGCCGCTTACCAAACCATCGACCAGGCGTATCAGTCGGAACTTAAAAATACGGCAGAAACGTATAAAAACTATCAGTTGAAATTTTACTATGATAACCAATGGAAAGAAGAATATCAACCCTGGCTTGATCTGATTGCCGGATGGACTCTTCATAAGGATTATCCACAGGTTGCCTGGGATGCGGCATTAACTTCAGATATGATCTATAATCAGCCTGTTTGCTATGAATTTAAAAATATAAAAACACCCACCTTACTGATCATTGGAACCAGAGACAGAACAGCCATTGGAAAAGACAGGGCACCCAAAGAACTTCAGCCTAAAATGGGGCAATATCAGGAATTGGGAAAGAAAACCCAACGTGAAATTGCAGGCTCAAAACTGGTGGAAATTGAAAATGTAGGACATCTTCCTCATATAGAAGTTTATTCTAAATTTTTTGAGGTTTTATATGATTTTATTAAATAA
- a CDS encoding MFS transporter codes for MKKTNPLWLLTLLVMLPQFVETIYSPVLPMVQEKFGVNEESTTLTISLYFIAFALGVAYWGIQCDRIGRKKSLKYGLITYGIGTCAAIFAPNFMLLLIARVISAFGIAVGSIVTQTILRDTYDKDSISKVFSWIGIGLSISPIIGMITGSVLASSTGHQGVFIMLYLLAVLFYFLSRNRISETKHSKKEVSIRTLIDLLTRMIGDSEIIRCCLLIMSFNVLLFSYYSLAPFIFKVQQYSSYAFGYSSIVLAAGTFAGAQLNRFLLFRNISSKILVTGSTLGTFIASVLVWILTDHGIYFLIPYFFIVMAFSMAIPNILSTVLIKYKNETGSAGALLGLIYYVLIGLGLVSIGLIQNLGISCIIFSGIGLLALFIFKQKEKTV; via the coding sequence ATGAAAAAGACAAATCCTCTTTGGCTATTGACATTGCTTGTCATGCTTCCTCAGTTTGTAGAAACCATCTACAGCCCTGTTTTGCCGATGGTTCAGGAAAAGTTTGGAGTGAATGAAGAATCTACTACCTTAACCATTAGTTTATATTTTATCGCCTTTGCTCTGGGAGTGGCATATTGGGGAATACAATGTGACAGAATCGGAAGAAAAAAATCATTGAAATACGGATTAATCACTTATGGAATCGGAACTTGTGCTGCTATTTTCGCTCCTAATTTTATGCTGTTGCTTATAGCCAGAGTTATTTCAGCCTTTGGTATTGCAGTAGGTTCGATTGTCACTCAAACTATTCTGCGTGACACTTATGATAAGGATAGCATCAGCAAGGTTTTTTCCTGGATTGGGATTGGTTTATCCATCAGTCCCATCATCGGAATGATCACAGGTTCTGTACTTGCTTCCTCAACGGGACACCAAGGTGTTTTTATCATGCTTTATCTATTGGCTGTACTATTTTATTTTCTTTCCCGAAATAGAATCTCTGAAACGAAACATTCAAAAAAAGAAGTCAGCATCCGAACGTTAATTGACCTATTAACAAGGATGATTGGAGACTCTGAAATTATCCGATGTTGCTTACTCATTATGAGTTTTAATGTTCTTTTATTTTCCTATTATTCTCTGGCTCCGTTTATTTTCAAGGTACAGCAGTATTCATCCTATGCTTTTGGCTACAGCAGTATTGTATTGGCAGCCGGTACTTTTGCCGGCGCCCAACTTAACAGGTTTCTGTTATTCCGAAATATATCCTCTAAAATCCTGGTTACCGGAAGCACGTTAGGAACATTTATAGCCTCTGTTCTTGTATGGATATTGACGGATCATGGAATCTACTTTTTAATACCTTACTTTTTTATTGTTATGGCATTCAGCATGGCGATTCCCAACATTCTAAGTACTGTTCTTATAAAGTATAAGAACGAAACAGGAAGTGCAGGAGCTTTACTGGGGCTTATATACTATGTATTGATAGGTCTTGGATTGGTAAGCATTGGATTGATTCAAAACTTAGGAATCTCATGCATCATCTTCTCCGGAATTGGATTACTGGCCTTATTTATTTTCAAACAAAAAGAAAAGACTGTTTAA
- a CDS encoding EamA family transporter — MKKKNILKGVLFVGIGASIYGMLATFVKMAYHDGFTTSEVTTSQFVLGLVGLLILNLIQTLTSKKKLSLPNSKEVRMLMLAGTSLGGTSLFYYIAVQYINVSIAIVLLMQSVWFSVVVESILARKLPNARKVISVVIVLLGTVLATNLINMDIELDWHGVFWGLMAAASYTLTMFTSNTLATHLPVFRKSIIMLTGGSIVVFAFLFFAQIGPMYFDGLKSLYLNFTDNTEHIHSFNYSIFLTYGFILALFGTIIPPILFNIGFPNAGLGLGSIVSSLELPVSVTMAFVLLGEKVLFIQWLGIILILFAIVLMNLPSKKEKEVSMAELS, encoded by the coding sequence ATGAAGAAGAAAAATATACTAAAAGGTGTTTTATTTGTAGGGATTGGAGCTAGTATATACGGTATGTTGGCCACGTTTGTGAAAATGGCTTATCATGATGGTTTTACAACTTCTGAAGTTACCACATCCCAATTTGTACTAGGTCTGGTAGGGCTTTTAATCCTGAATCTTATACAGACCCTAACCTCCAAAAAGAAATTGTCATTACCCAATTCCAAGGAAGTAAGAATGCTTATGCTTGCAGGAACTTCATTGGGAGGAACAAGTTTGTTTTATTATATCGCAGTGCAGTACATTAATGTTTCCATTGCCATTGTGCTATTGATGCAGTCGGTATGGTTTAGTGTGGTGGTAGAAAGTATTCTGGCCAGAAAACTACCCAATGCAAGGAAAGTGATTTCAGTGGTTATTGTATTACTGGGAACAGTCTTGGCGACTAATCTTATCAATATGGATATAGAACTGGATTGGCATGGAGTCTTCTGGGGTCTAATGGCTGCAGCGTCATATACATTAACAATGTTTACCTCAAATACATTGGCTACCCATCTTCCTGTTTTCAGGAAAAGTATTATTATGTTGACAGGGGGTTCCATTGTGGTGTTTGCATTTTTGTTCTTTGCGCAGATAGGTCCTATGTATTTTGATGGTTTAAAATCATTGTATCTTAATTTTACAGACAATACAGAGCATATTCACTCATTCAATTACTCAATATTCCTGACATATGGGTTTATTTTAGCATTGTTTGGAACGATCATTCCACCTATTTTATTCAATATTGGATTCCCGAATGCAGGATTAGGGCTGGGAAGTATTGTTTCATCCCTTGAACTTCCGGTTTCTGTAACGATGGCCTTTGTTTTATTAGGTGAAAAAGTACTTTTCATACAATGGCTGGGAATTATCCTGATCCTTTTTGCTATTGTTTTAATGAACTTACCTTCCAAAAAAGAAAAGGAAGTTTCCATGGCAGAACTATCTTAA
- the rpsA gene encoding 30S ribosomal protein S1 — MSKETNSAEVILNQNVAPEQFDWDSFESGLDADARKEKSDLEEIYNGSLNSLNDNDVLVGRVVRLTDKEAIVDINFKSEGVISLNEFRYNQGLKVGDEVEVMVDKREDKTGQLQLSHRKARTLKAWDKVNELHETGEIVNGFVKSRTKGGMIVDVHGIEAFLPGSQIDVKPIKDYDQFVGKTMEFKVVKINPEFKNVVVSHKALIEADIEGQKKEIIAQLEKGQVLEGTVKNITSYGVFIDLGGVDGLIHITDLSWSRVNHPSEILEDGQTVKVVILDFDDEKTRIQLGMKQLEAHPWDALSADMKVGDKVKGKVVVLADYGAFVEIAPGVEGLIHVSEMSWSTHLRSAGDFVKVGDEVEAEVLTLDREDRKISLGIKQLSKDPWENIETKYPLGSKHVGTVRNFTNFGVFVELEEGIDGLIYISDLSWTKKIKHPSEFCAVGDKLDVVVLELDIQARRLSLGHKQLTENPWDKFETKYAEGTIHAGKAVEVHDKGASVQFEDAEVEAFCPSRLLEKEDGSKIKKGEDAQFKVIEFNKEFKRVVVSHTGIFRDEEKKNVKESSSRNVSSSSNNEERSTLGDIDALAELKRKMEEGK, encoded by the coding sequence ATGTCAAAAGAGACAAATTCAGCAGAGGTTATTTTAAACCAAAACGTAGCACCAGAACAATTTGATTGGGATTCATTCGAATCAGGTCTTGATGCAGATGCGAGAAAAGAAAAAAGCGATTTAGAAGAAATCTATAACGGATCTCTTAACAGCCTAAACGATAACGACGTTTTAGTTGGTAGAGTTGTAAGATTAACTGACAAAGAAGCTATCGTAGACATCAACTTCAAATCTGAAGGTGTTATTTCTCTTAACGAATTCCGTTACAACCAAGGCCTAAAAGTAGGTGACGAGGTAGAAGTAATGGTGGACAAGAGAGAAGACAAAACTGGTCAATTACAATTATCTCACAGAAAAGCTAGAACGCTTAAAGCTTGGGATAAAGTAAACGAACTTCACGAAACTGGAGAAATCGTTAACGGTTTTGTTAAATCAAGAACTAAAGGAGGTATGATCGTTGACGTTCACGGAATCGAAGCATTCTTACCTGGTTCTCAAATTGACGTTAAGCCAATTAAAGATTACGATCAGTTCGTAGGAAAAACTATGGAGTTCAAAGTTGTGAAAATCAACCCTGAGTTCAAAAACGTAGTTGTATCTCACAAAGCATTGATCGAAGCAGATATCGAAGGTCAGAAAAAAGAAATCATCGCTCAACTTGAAAAAGGTCAGGTTCTTGAAGGTACTGTTAAGAATATTACTTCTTACGGTGTATTCATTGACTTAGGAGGTGTAGATGGATTGATCCACATTACAGACCTTTCTTGGTCTAGAGTGAACCACCCATCTGAAATCCTAGAGGACGGACAAACTGTAAAAGTTGTAATCCTTGATTTCGATGATGAGAAAACAAGAATCCAATTAGGTATGAAGCAATTAGAAGCTCATCCTTGGGATGCTCTTTCTGCTGACATGAAAGTAGGTGACAAAGTAAAAGGAAAAGTAGTAGTTCTTGCTGACTATGGTGCATTCGTAGAAATCGCTCCAGGGGTAGAAGGATTAATCCACGTTTCTGAAATGTCTTGGTCTACTCACTTAAGATCTGCTGGAGATTTTGTAAAAGTAGGTGATGAAGTTGAAGCTGAAGTATTAACTTTAGATAGAGAAGACAGAAAAATTTCTCTTGGTATCAAGCAATTGTCTAAAGATCCATGGGAAAACATCGAAACTAAGTATCCATTAGGATCTAAGCATGTAGGAACTGTAAGAAACTTCACTAACTTCGGTGTATTCGTTGAGTTAGAAGAAGGAATCGACGGATTAATCTACATCTCTGATCTTTCTTGGACTAAGAAAATTAAGCACCCATCTGAGTTCTGTGCAGTAGGTGATAAATTAGATGTTGTAGTTCTTGAATTAGATATCCAAGCTAGAAGATTATCTCTAGGTCACAAGCAATTGACTGAGAACCCATGGGATAAATTCGAAACTAAATATGCTGAAGGAACTATCCACGCTGGTAAAGCTGTAGAAGTTCACGATAAAGGAGCTTCTGTACAATTCGAAGATGCTGAGGTTGAAGCTTTCTGTCCTTCAAGATTATTAGAGAAAGAAGATGGATCTAAAATCAAAAAAGGTGAAGATGCTCAATTCAAAGTAATTGAATTCAACAAAGAATTCAAGAGAGTTGTAGTTTCTCACACAGGTATCTTCAGAGACGAAGAAAAGAAAAACGTTAAAGAATCTTCTTCTAGAAACGTATCTTCTTCTTCCAACAACGAAGAAAGATCTACTCTTGGAGACATCGATGCATTAGCAGAGTTGAAAAGAAAAATGGAAGAAGGTAAATAA
- a CDS encoding DUF3592 domain-containing protein has translation MKFNKEKKSDSFWVVFFSLIFMFLFLGMGGGGVYYSYNKFSRHVDLVSNGIKTGGNITSYEESWSKDDDGGYTKMYSPIIMYYDTSNQPHELYADYSSSNRAWFNEVTVYFDKDNPSKAIRGGFWHLWFWPFMILCFSMIPLGIGLFVLKYYIDLLLKRKDRL, from the coding sequence ATGAAATTCAACAAGGAAAAGAAAAGTGATAGCTTTTGGGTGGTCTTTTTCTCGCTTATATTTATGTTTCTGTTCCTGGGAATGGGTGGCGGCGGAGTTTACTACAGCTATAACAAATTTTCAAGACATGTAGATTTGGTCTCTAATGGAATTAAGACAGGGGGAAATATTACAAGCTATGAAGAGAGTTGGTCAAAAGATGATGATGGTGGATATACCAAAATGTATTCTCCGATCATCATGTATTATGATACTTCCAATCAACCTCATGAATTGTACGCTGATTACAGTTCAAGCAATAGAGCATGGTTCAATGAAGTAACTGTTTATTTTGATAAAGATAATCCATCAAAAGCCATTCGGGGAGGATTTTGGCATTTGTGGTTTTGGCCGTTTATGATTCTCTGCTTTTCAATGATCCCTTTAGGAATAGGATTATTTGTCCTGAAATATTATATCGACCTGTTGCTTAAAAGAAAAGACCGTTTGTAA
- a CDS encoding AraC family transcriptional regulator: MAVLKQNEEFNADSLEEKIIGIASDMVLHDSGFHFHTTKAQLLYAPSGCMTVTTCDRQFVLPPFRMLWIPANEVHRVNFRNMVAYRSVYFDQNYAEKYIHSSLKVLHVNPLLKEIIERICFWDWNTPDIHQENILKVFWNELNNAPEEKLELKMPQDRRFKNKIEEWTKRLSMPPMLKNIAEDTGAVEKTITRIFKKETGLSYQEWRQQWRLQRSIELLVEGNTIGEVSYILEFSSDSAFIEFFKKHTGSTPLQYLMKNV; this comes from the coding sequence ATGGCTGTATTGAAGCAGAATGAAGAATTTAATGCAGATTCTCTTGAAGAAAAAATAATCGGAATTGCTTCTGATATGGTACTGCATGATTCCGGTTTTCATTTTCATACAACAAAAGCTCAGCTGTTATATGCCCCATCCGGATGTATGACGGTAACGACTTGTGACAGGCAGTTTGTACTGCCTCCATTCAGAATGCTCTGGATTCCAGCAAATGAAGTTCACAGGGTAAATTTCCGGAATATGGTAGCTTACAGATCTGTTTATTTTGACCAGAATTATGCAGAGAAATATATTCATTCCAGTCTTAAAGTTTTACATGTAAATCCCTTATTAAAGGAAATTATTGAAAGAATTTGTTTCTGGGATTGGAATACACCGGACATTCATCAGGAGAATATTTTAAAGGTATTTTGGAATGAGCTGAACAATGCCCCTGAGGAAAAATTAGAGCTCAAAATGCCTCAGGACAGGCGTTTTAAAAATAAGATTGAAGAATGGACAAAACGTCTATCCATGCCTCCAATGCTGAAAAATATTGCAGAAGATACCGGAGCTGTTGAAAAAACGATTACCCGTATTTTTAAAAAGGAAACAGGATTATCTTATCAGGAATGGAGGCAGCAATGGCGTCTTCAACGGTCAATTGAGCTTTTGGTGGAGGGAAATACAATAGGAGAGGTGTCTTATATCCTTGAGTTTTCATCGGACAGTGCATTTATTGAATTCTTTAAAAAACATACGGGATCCACCCCTTTGCAGTATCTGATGAAGAATGTATAA
- a CDS encoding T9SS-dependent M36 family metallopeptidase, with translation MKNKTLPILFAVFSAFPTLLFGQDNERLVKDYISQNKIREYKKSDLNNIIIDNVDPSKSLNGNVVKFLQTYNGLPVYSSVGTALIQDNKIVYYTDNFVKDYSKSTSNIAGINKAAALQKIAEDLKKPEIAHFAILEHLEKKGNSSTSANQRMVYTTDTNGDLRLAYEYTLMEPKSPNQWSILVDANNGKILDKNNLTLSCNFHPGAYASDPEHDHSDHFANALVGPQNNIASSNFALFAPDNATYNVLPLPIEAPTFGSRSIITNPWILNASPEGWHSDGVNTYTVTRGNNVFAYEDVAGTALTIPPGYLPGTPAEGGATRNFDFPFNINETPANNRNAAITNLFYLNNRIHDVFYQFGFTETARNFQQNNFGKTPVGTGDDDSVYAEAQDGGGINNANFGTPPDGGNPRMQMYLWSPVGRAFYYNAPAAAVPRAPGAGTAQFGAPLPMAGISGDVMLSSVLDGCTALPAGSLTEKIGLVERGNCAFAIKTKNLQNAGAKAAIIYNNAVNGANLSNMSGDDPTITISSVLITNAEGEYIKTQLAANTTVNVTLKGNKTPDGSFDNGIVIHEYGHGISNRMTGTGYGCLSSSANKEQMGEGWSDFFALMLTNKAGDNASVARGMGTYAGGEDITGNGIRPAKYSPNFATNGFTYGDTNGMEYLNTSNVLVPDVHSIGFVWATMLWDLHWKYVEKYGYSSDVLANTTNGSTRVLQLVVDGLKLQGCNPGFIEGRNAILAADLASNNGQDKCMIWGVFAKRGLGVSASAGLATNINDQEESFNVPAECLLATTEVNSIKDNKISIYPNPAKDEFYITFPSKTLGKVSVELYDMSGKLVSSEDKVSPEVKKSISTSRLVNGTYMVKVKGLGFEANSKVIVKK, from the coding sequence ATGAAAAATAAAACTCTACCTATTTTGTTTGCCGTATTTTCTGCTTTTCCAACATTATTGTTTGGACAAGATAACGAAAGGCTTGTTAAAGATTATATTTCTCAAAATAAAATAAGAGAATATAAAAAGTCTGACCTTAACAATATTATTATAGATAATGTTGATCCGTCAAAATCACTGAATGGAAATGTTGTGAAATTTTTACAGACTTATAATGGGTTGCCAGTATATAGCTCTGTAGGAACTGCCCTTATTCAGGACAATAAGATTGTTTATTATACAGACAATTTTGTAAAAGATTATTCAAAATCAACATCAAATATTGCAGGGATCAATAAAGCAGCTGCTCTTCAAAAGATTGCTGAAGATCTGAAGAAGCCTGAAATTGCTCATTTTGCTATCTTAGAGCATCTTGAAAAAAAAGGAAATAGTTCGACATCAGCCAACCAAAGAATGGTTTATACAACTGATACGAATGGCGATCTACGTTTAGCATACGAATATACATTAATGGAGCCAAAATCTCCAAACCAGTGGTCTATCTTGGTAGATGCCAACAATGGAAAAATTCTGGATAAGAATAATTTAACATTATCATGTAACTTCCACCCTGGTGCGTATGCTTCAGATCCTGAACACGATCATTCTGATCATTTTGCAAATGCATTAGTTGGACCGCAAAACAATATTGCAAGCAGTAACTTTGCATTGTTCGCGCCTGATAATGCAACTTATAATGTGCTTCCCTTACCTATAGAAGCTCCAACATTTGGATCGAGATCAATCATTACCAATCCTTGGATTCTTAATGCATCTCCTGAGGGATGGCATTCTGATGGAGTAAACACATACACGGTTACCAGAGGAAATAATGTTTTTGCCTACGAAGATGTTGCAGGAACAGCACTTACTATACCTCCAGGATATTTACCGGGAACTCCAGCTGAGGGTGGAGCAACTAGAAATTTTGACTTCCCTTTTAATATTAATGAAACCCCTGCAAATAACAGGAATGCAGCCATTACCAATCTATTCTATCTGAATAACAGAATCCATGATGTTTTTTATCAGTTTGGATTTACTGAGACTGCTAGAAATTTCCAACAGAATAATTTCGGAAAAACTCCAGTGGGAACAGGTGATGATGATTCAGTATATGCAGAAGCACAAGACGGCGGAGGTATAAACAATGCCAACTTTGGGACTCCTCCGGATGGAGGTAATCCAAGGATGCAGATGTACCTTTGGTCACCTGTAGGAAGAGCATTTTATTATAATGCACCAGCTGCGGCTGTACCTCGTGCGCCTGGGGCAGGAACAGCACAATTTGGAGCACCTTTACCTATGGCCGGAATTTCAGGTGATGTAATGTTATCTTCTGTCTTGGATGGATGTACTGCTTTACCGGCAGGATCTCTTACAGAGAAGATAGGTTTGGTTGAAAGAGGAAATTGTGCTTTTGCCATTAAAACAAAGAATCTTCAGAATGCCGGCGCAAAGGCGGCTATTATTTATAACAATGCAGTTAATGGGGCCAACTTGAGTAATATGTCAGGAGATGATCCTACTATTACTATTTCCTCAGTGTTGATCACTAATGCTGAAGGAGAATATATCAAAACTCAGCTTGCAGCCAATACAACGGTAAATGTTACCTTAAAAGGTAATAAAACTCCGGACGGAAGTTTTGATAACGGAATTGTAATCCACGAATATGGCCATGGAATTTCTAATAGAATGACAGGGACAGGATACGGATGTCTAAGCTCAAGTGCTAATAAAGAGCAAATGGGAGAGGGATGGTCTGATTTCTTTGCCTTAATGCTAACAAATAAAGCTGGAGACAATGCTTCTGTAGCTAGAGGTATGGGTACTTATGCAGGCGGAGAAGACATTACCGGTAATGGTATCCGACCAGCGAAATACTCTCCGAATTTTGCCACCAATGGTTTCACTTATGGTGATACTAATGGAATGGAATATTTAAATACCAGCAATGTTTTAGTTCCGGATGTACACTCTATTGGTTTCGTTTGGGCTACCATGTTATGGGATCTTCACTGGAAGTATGTTGAGAAATATGGCTACTCTTCAGATGTATTGGCTAATACCACAAATGGAAGTACAAGGGTATTGCAGTTGGTTGTAGATGGATTGAAGCTTCAGGGTTGTAATCCAGGCTTTATTGAAGGAAGAAATGCGATATTGGCAGCGGATCTGGCGTCCAATAACGGACAGGATAAATGTATGATCTGGGGCGTTTTTGCAAAAAGAGGACTAGGAGTAAGTGCTTCTGCAGGTTTAGCAACTAATATTAATGACCAGGAAGAAAGCTTTAATGTGCCAGCAGAATGTTTGTTAGCTACGACAGAAGTTAATTCTATCAAAGACAATAAAATTTCCATCTATCCAAACCCTGCGAAAGATGAGTTTTATATTACATTCCCAAGCAAAACTCTTGGTAAAGTAAGTGTAGAACTTTATGATATGTCAGGTAAATTGGTTTCTTCTGAAGATAAAGTTTCTCCTGAAGTTAAAAAATCAATTTCTACAAGCCGTCTGGTAAACGGTACCTATATGGTAAAAGTAAAAGGACTTGGCTTTGAAGCTAATTCTAAAGTGATTGTGAAGAAATAA
- a CDS encoding SRPBCC family protein, whose amino-acid sequence MDNYTVTIDIKTTADKVYNALTREIPLWWTEMFDGSSLHPNEIFTIKFGDDIYKTMQVKELIPNSKTSWYVEDSLIAFPTLKNQKEWTGTTIVWDIEQKEQGVLLHLTHFGLHPAIECYEVCSGGWIQFTQSLKLFLETGKGNPYTQ is encoded by the coding sequence ATGGATAATTATACAGTTACAATTGATATCAAGACCACTGCAGATAAAGTTTACAATGCCTTGACCCGAGAAATCCCACTTTGGTGGACCGAAATGTTTGATGGCTCGTCACTACACCCCAATGAAATATTTACGATAAAATTTGGAGACGATATTTATAAAACAATGCAGGTGAAAGAATTAATCCCCAATTCAAAAACTAGCTGGTATGTGGAAGATTCACTTATAGCCTTTCCTACATTAAAAAATCAAAAAGAATGGACTGGAACAACCATAGTTTGGGATATAGAGCAAAAAGAACAAGGTGTTCTATTGCATCTTACGCATTTCGGCTTACATCCGGCCATTGAATGCTATGAGGTATGTTCCGGTGGCTGGATACAGTTTACCCAAAGTCTGAAACTATTCCTAGAAACAGGGAAAGGGAATCCATACACTCAGTAA